The following proteins are encoded in a genomic region of Choloepus didactylus isolate mChoDid1 chromosome Y, mChoDid1.pri, whole genome shotgun sequence:
- the LOC119524193 gene encoding glomulin-like — protein sequence MAVEELQSIIRCQILEEQNFKEEDSALFQLAGQRYIDEVHTDQLLEIIQNEKNKAIIKNMGWNLVGPVVRCLLWNNKEDDKRKDYFLMLNLLVKLYNAKELLLGLLELIEEPSGKQISEIILLLLQPLQTVIQKLHNNMAYSAGLALSTLWNQLSLLPVPYSKEQIQTDDYGLCQCCKALIEFTKPFVEEVIDDKENSLQNEKLKDELLKFCFKSLKYPLLTAQFLEQPEEAENDPLRCFASEIIGFLSAMGDPFPKMIFNHGRKKRTWNYLEFEEEENKQLADSMASLAYLVFVLGMGIDQLPLVFSPSYLLQLNMGHAEVFLQRTEESVFSKGLNLLENGLLRMEDNSLLHQYLEIKSFLTVPQGLVKVMTLRPTETLRKKSLAVLQLYINKLDSQGKYTLFRCLLNTSNHSGVEAFIIQNIKNQIDVSLKTTPNNKWFTGPQLISLLDLVLFLPEGAETDLLQNSDRIMASLNLLRYLVIKDNENDCHTGLWTEPGKIENNFLKPLHPGLNMSKAHYEAEIKNSQENSQEVQKCKDLCSITVGGEEIPNMPPEMQLKVLHSALFTFDLIESVLARVEELMR from the coding sequence ATGGCTGTGGAAGAACTTCAATCCATAATAAGATGTCAAATCCTAGAagagcaaaattttaaagaagaagatTCTGCTCTGTTTCAGTTAGCAGGCCAAAGGTATATAGATGAGGTACATACAGATCAACTgttagaaattattcaaaatgaaaagaataaagccATCATTAAGAATATGGGCTGGAATCTTGTTGGTCCTGTTGTTCGGTGCCTTTTGTGGAATAATAAGGaagatgataaaagaaaagattattttctgATGCTTAATTTATTGGTAAAGTTATATAATGCAAAGGAATTATTGTTGGGTTTGCTTGAACTGATTGAAGAACCCTCTGGAAAACAGATATCCGAAATTATTCTTCTTTTACTTCAGCCATTACAGACAGTGATTCAGAAACTTCATAACAACATGGCATATTCAGCTGGATTAGCATTGTCTACCCTTTGGAATCAGCTGTCTCTTCTTCCTGTTCCGTactcaaaagaacaaatacaaacAGATGACTACGGCCTTTGTCAGTGCTGCAAGGCCTTAATAGAGTTCACTAAACCTTTTGTGGAAGAAGTCATTGATGACAAAGAAAACTCactgcaaaatgaaaagttaaaggaTGAAttactgaaattttgtttcaaaagCTTGAAATACCCTTTGCTGACAGCACAATTCCTCGAACAGCCTGAAGAAGCTGAAAATGATCCTTTAAGGTGTTTTGCATCTGAAATCATAGGTTTTTTGTCAGCAATGGGAGACCCTTTccccaaaatgatttttaatcatggaaggaaaaagagaacttgGAATTATCTTGAatttgaggaagaagaaaacaaacaattagCAGATTCTATGGCTTCTCTGGCATATCTAGTATTTGTACTGGGCATGGGTATTGATCAGCTTCCGCTGGTGTTCAGCCCATCGTACCTCTTGCAACTTAATATGGGGCATGCTGAAGTCTTTTTGCAAAGAACAGAAGAGTCTGTTTTCTCCAAAGGATTGAATCTATTGGAGAATGGTTTATTGAGAATGGAAGACAACAGTCTACTTCATCAGTATTTAGAAATCAAGAGTTTTCTTACTGTACCTCAGGGTTTAGTGAAAGTAATGACACTTCGCCCCACTGAGACGTTGAGGAAAAAGAGTTTAGCTGTGCTTCAGCTATATATTAACAAGTTGGATTCACAAGGCAAATATACATTGTTTAGGTGCTTATTGAATACAAGTAATCATTCAGGTGTGGAAGcttttattattcaaaatatcaaaaatcaaATTGATGTATCATTGAAGACAACACCTAACAACAAATGGTTTACAGGACCACAGCTGATTTCCCTTCTAGATTTGGTACTCTTTCTCCCAGAGGGTGCTGAAACAGATTTACTGCAAAACTCAGATAGGATCATGGCatcattaaatttattgaggtattTGGTTAtcaaagataatgaaaatgaCTGTCATACTGGATTATGGACAGAACCTGGAAAGattgagaataattttttaaagccacTCCATCCAGGACTTAATATGTCAAAAGCACACTatgaagcagaaattaaaaatagccAAGAAAATAGCCAAGAAGTCCAGAAGTGTAAAGATCTTTGCTCTATAACAGTAGGTGGAGAGGAGATCCCTAACATGCCTCCTGAAATGCAGCTTAAGGTACTGCATTCAGCTCTTTTTACATTTGATTTGATTGAAAGTGTGCTGGCTCGAGTAGAAGAACTCATGAGATAA